In Sesamum indicum cultivar Zhongzhi No. 13 linkage group LG1, S_indicum_v1.0, whole genome shotgun sequence, the sequence CTCTGATCTTGACCTATTTGCAACCCTGCCCATTTAGGTTTCCTTGAATTCTCTTTCATATCTTCTTGTCGAAGTGGATTGAGGATTTTCGTTAATCTTCTTCCGGTCCTGTTAATTTTGTACGTTGGCAAAGAAATTAGGTTAGAACCTGTTGCTTAGTTAACTCGTGATATTCTTCTGAAGAGATCTTGACGTTCTATTAATCATCTCTCTTTTAGGGCAATCAAGCATTCAAAGATAAGCAGTGGCAGAGAGCCATTGGATTTTATACAGAAGCCATCAAACTAAACAGTAGTAATGCAACATATTACAGTAACAGGGCTGCAGCTTATTTGGAGATGCGAAGGTAGTTGAGCTTTTAAAGCTTCTTGGTTTATTTCATCTGCTTGgagattttatatatgttgctAATTCATTCTTGCTTGCCAGTTTCATCCAAGCTGAAGCCGATTGTACTCAAGCCATTGATCTGGATAAGAAGGTTGTCTCTCTGTCTCTTAAAAATGTTCTATCTTCTTTGGGGTCTTGTTACCGCACACCTTGCCTAAGATATGACTTCTGCATATTATGTGAAGCTTTAGTAATTTGTTTCCAACTATGTAGTTGATGTCTTGTGATGATTTGTggttttctttcatttaatcTTTTGCCTTCCAATTTGAGAAATGGAGTTATTAAATCTTGCGACAGAAATGGCTGTAGAGGTTGCTTGTGCATGTCCTCAGGTGTTCTTATTAAGACGACTACTGTATTTCTCTGTTACTGGTTTAATGGTTGCAATTTGGTAAACCCTGGCAGTGCAATTGTTACAAAATATTGATGCAATGtataaacttgtttttaaaCTGAGTTTTTGAATGACTGCTTCGGTTTTGGAGACCAGCGGCTCTGGTTTCATGTAAGGTGATAACAAACTTGGGCTGGATGTAATTTGAGAAACTTCGCTTGAGTCTACTGTATCTAGACCTAACCTCAAAGGCTTTCCCACTACTATACTTTTGTGTAATTCAATATGCCTTATTCTTGGCAATGCAAGGATGTTCTTACATCCGTTTTTGTTTCAACTACTAGTTTCTGCATTTTCCACCTGATGAAATTTGATGAGATTATATgtgattatttgttttttaaactTTGGGGACCTTCTGTTCGAATTATTGTGCTTCATGTAGATGAGGAGGTTGCATCTGGTATTTATTTGGCGGTGCAACCATTATTGTGTATTGTTTGATCTGAACATGTATGCCTCTTGCAAACGATTCCCTGCTCCTTGGTTGGTATGGGAATTTTGTATTTGGATAAAGAAACACATGACATGTGCCTGATACTTTTGGTACACTTGCAGAATGTAAAGGCCTATTTGAGGAGGGGAACAGCACGGGAAATGTTGGGATACTGTAAAGAGGCAATGGAAGGTTAGtccattttttctttgcttGTTTTGTAAATGTGATGTGAATCAACTCTGGGATGCAGAAAAAGGCGAGGGGAGTTGGAGTGAATCagaaatttaatatgtttaaaGTGTTATCGAGAATATTCTTGGTCGAGCCTCGAGAATAGTTGATGTTAGCGTGATTGGGTTGACCTTTGTTTCTTATTAGAAGAAAACTATCTGGATTCTCGCATTACTGCTTTGGTTCACATACAGTATGATGTATGATGATTCGTGTTTCGTGGTGTGAAGGCACTCTACCAACTTTCTTGTGCTGTTACTTTCTTCAATTTTCCTCAAACTCTACTTTTATCTCGCAGATTTCCGATATGCACTCGTTCTTGAGCCAAATAATAGAAGAGCAGCTCAGTCTTTGGACAGGCTGAAGAAGTTGTTTCAGTAGTTCATTATAATGGATGAAGCATCAAGAATACCTCAAGTTGCCAAAATGTTGTTTGTGTAAACTGAGAAATCAGTTCTTCCATGGAGCCACTATCATCTTTACAAATCCAATTACCAATTTGCGTTAGAAATGGAGGTCTTGATGATGGTCTCCCTTTTTGTCATGTAGCAAGAGGACCTGATGAGAAATACTTACCTGAGCACGGTACATTCTCAGTAGTTGTAGTTTacatcatttatttgtttagtatAGCGCGATTTTTGTCTCAGTTAAACTTTACATTTCAGGTTGTAaggtcattttatttttttggtagtaTCCatattttccataattttttttaaatttcttttggtCCCTCAGCTAACAATAAACACACTCTTGTTACATTAACCTGGTAGAAGTGAATTCTGATATCTCTGGGGGAACAATGCCTGAAAAAGTTTATAGTTTCTCTGGTTCTTCCTGATATTAGCAAGTGTTGCTCAAACTTCTTTGCCCTAGTGCTCTACACTAAATGGATTAGAGCATGCTTTATATGCTGGTGGTGATCATTATTGCGATTGAATTACCAAGTAGATATTGCAGCTGAACatgtttgtttgctttttagCTTGTTATTACAAGTGGTGGATGTCTATTGCTAATATTGCTGCACTTCTTGGTTCATCCGGCGCATTGCTGGCTGAACATCTTTTGATCTGCATTCACATTTTTCTCAGTGTAGATTGTATCGAAGTaaaatttatctcaatttGTGCTTCTGAGCCGCAATTTGGTGGTTGCTTGTGTTCATGGGAATGACTGCATGTACCTGAGAGTCAATGTAATGACTAGGAAAAGAACTATGCTTGTTTTTGTAAGTGCTTCCTCTTATGATGTATTCAGCATTGTTCCTAAATTTGCTATGGTCTTTGTACCTGTTGTCCAAACAGTTTATCCACACATCTGGCGGATGCTCACAAATAGAACAGGAATGGGGCTAAATCATACTTTGCTACATCAAAGGTTGTGATGAAATATTTCTGAACTCGTAGGAATTTGTTGACTGAAACATGAGATGATGTTGGAAATAATCTGGAGATCCCTTTGGCTGAGCTTGACAGTATGAACACTGTAACATCTTTGTCCTGGAAACGATTAATGGTGCTTCTATTTCCCATGAATTTGCATCAAACTATTTCTGAGAGGCCAAAGAGTTGGcataagagggtgtttgggtgAGGTGATCAgcttaacaaaatattttatgagatcttgaaaaatatttggtgaatttttaaGAGAATGAGTTTATATGATTAAAGAATCAGatactaaatttttattagtttcttTATCAACTTGTTTATGGGTTTGTTCCTGTAAAGCGGTTGAAACCCATTTTCCTCTAGAGAATTAGCTTTTTGAAGTGAGAATCAAtgccaaaataaataaatgaatataaatgtatgtatatatatatatgtgtgtgtgtgtgtgtgtgtgtgtgttcatATCATAAAAGACGCTTGCTAGTTTAGTGGAATCTTTGGCATTATGGTATGAAtggaaatttataattgaaattggTATTATGATATGATCAGAAATCTATCGAAGATTAAAttagttcattataatatttcaaaccaAAACCATTTGTACTAGTTACAAGCCATTTAAAAGATTTAGTATCCCATTGTTCAAATCATAGTTATATGATGTATAATAATtgcttcaaaagaaaattttggtatatgattttagatttaaaattCAGAAAACCAAGAGGATAAACTCTCAGAGTGGGATCCCGATCCCCGTTCGTGGCTGCACCCTCAATAATATGATCGACGTTATCCATGATTTCTTCatgcataaattttaaagggGACATCAAAGCTTGATATATACAGctaaatatagataaaaatggGAACAATAGCTCAAGCAACTGCTCGATATACCTGCTTCAGTTTGTAAGATACTTTCATTCCATAAATTTGCTTTGGTggatataaattaaaagaacaaGTTGTAAAAAGATGATACTTGGAACCAAAAATTCTTCTTTCCTTATAAGCTGTCAAGTTCTGTTATCTCTTACTCACTAAAAACAAAACGTGTCCCGTAAGGGtttgctcttttttctttctttttcctttctttcttggtGAGGATGGTGGGGTGGGGAATATACATTCTTTTCCAGTATCTGTTCAGTTAATTCCTGAAATCTTTGTAAAATGCTGCCAGAGGAAATTTTACCAGAACAAAGAGCCACCATCTTCATCACCAGCAAAAAGTTCATCCAACTGTTCATCTGTCCACTGTGGCAGAGAGGTTTTCGATATCTGAGGCTGCCTTTGCATCTGGACTACATCAGCTCCTTGAATCTCTTCACAACTACTTTTCCCAACTGAATTGGTCATATCGTTAGTGTCATTGCcgtttcttttacttttatcaTTGCCATTCACAAACTCTAGGTGGTCAGCAGTAATCCTAGTTCTGGTCATTTGTTCAGGTACTTCTTTACAGGCATCTTGGCTtaaacttttaggctctctcCAGGCTGCACTTTCACTGATGGTGGCACTATTTTTTGATCGAACACTTACAGTGAAAAGATTCTGCCTCTGGATGACACTAAAACTTTGCAAATTCTCAGCCTCTCTCGTGCATTGTCTCTTCTCAATGGCTTCCACTGTGACACTTTGCATAGTGGTCATCTCCATTGCTTTCGCTTTTCCACAATATTCTGAAATGCATCAAGTGTACGAAATATTAGATAGATTTCTTTCTCTGAGCAAAGACTTTCAGCTGTTTAGCGTCCAGGTGAAAAAGAGATTCTTGAAAGATCTCTTCGCCACCAAATGTTAGCAGCAAAATAGAGTTTGCTGATAAAGTAAACTCTTTGATGTACCAATACCAGGATCAGCATATTGGACAGGATATGCACAGCCTTGAAGTTTTGAAGTTGAGCAACTGTCTTGGCTGAATACCTGCAGATATGACCAAAGGAAGCAGTGACGATGAGAGCCAAGAGGTACCACAAGCACCTAAACTAGTCAAAAACATATATGTTAAGAATGTCAATAGGACTGTGTAATACTGTTGTTTCATGCTAGAGCAAGTGGACAACAAGCTTAAGAAAACTCTTTACCAAGAATACAAGTATGATATATGGTGTGAACATTAGATAATGTATGCCCTCTGCAACTGAACAAACTGCTGCCCACAAGAGATACTTGCCGCAGAGATGGCTTGCTGCAAGGGCAGCTGGATTTATGGTTGATGCTTACTGTGATGAATATACTCATTGgccctttttatttaatttttactacaACGAAGTTTTCTACAACTCTTAATTATGTGATAAACAGAGAAGGAGAAGTTGCACGATAAAATAGTAAACTGCATTTGTCGCAGCGACAACacaatattatacatatatatatattcattgacCAATGAAGTTCTAGGTTTTTGAAGTCATCACATTGACCATTTCATAATGGGACATGCTGGAAAACAAAGTGCACCTTCACCATATTCCTCAGCGTTATATTGAGATAGTGTGCTGACCTTACAGGAGCAAAAACAGCAACCTGAAACACAATTTCTCATCAGTTGCTGAAAATACAACACTAAAGCAGAGCACAATAGATTTTGAGTGTACCTTATGAAGTATTAAAACGGACCCAATAGAGATGTTCTTTCCAAATTCACTTTCAGAGAGGACCTTGTGATGAATGGTAGCACCAACTGTACCTGTAGGGTCCTAAGTTTGGAAATGATGAAGTCAGTAACATAAAGTTCagtgtattattattattattatcgttatttgttattattagtATGCTCTCCTTTATACCTTTAATAACACCATCAGACCCCCAAGACCATTTGGTGTGCATGACTTAATAACAGCCACAACCTAACACCAGAAAATCAAACATGTAATGGAGCAAATAATGGGTTTCTGAATTCAACCATACAgaaacatcacatatatagcTTAAGCAAACAATCaggttatattattttcaacgTGTGGACAACGGACTTTTTTGCGACCTCTGTTCTCCATTTATGTATCAATTTTTGCTTCTCTTCACTCAGCTATTTCAGTTTCAAGTTTGCCTATACCAGTAATCTGGTGCTTGTTccttctaaaatattatttataactttaCCATCAAATCCATATCCCAACCTCTCTCTTAAGAAATATAAGTCAAACTTTTTGTTAGCTTGCAGTGCCTTCGGAAATCTTATTTAATACCTGAACAACCTTCCCAGCATTCAGGCATTTCTTGATAGAGCTGATAGGTGTACTTCGGATCACACCAGCTTCAGCACCTACAGAAGAGAAACACGGGATACATTGCCATTCATTACAtctaaaaacaaacaaataaacaagaaatacgtttatgcaaaaaacacaaacatataaGCTACACTAAATACGCGAGAATCTCACATAAAATGTTGAAACCTATCAAAgcataaaagaattaaataaaattcgtGGGCGGTAATTTATCACAGTACCGAGGAATTGGAGCGCAGAAAGCCAAGGATGTCCAGTGAAGTCATCATCAAATTCGGCAGTGTCTTCCATTGCCCTCCTTATATAATCTTGTGTAGAAATTACTCCATCACTATGATTGCTACCGTTAAGGTCCTCGCAATTACCATCTCGACGGCAGGAGAAATTCAGACTCTCGGAGTCAAGATTTTTACGAAGAATGGCCGCTTGAACTGCTCCGGCGGGGCCAGGAATAGAGCGGGGGCGCGAAGTGGAAGGCGGTGGTTGGTGTTGTAGTTGTTCGGGGTGGTTTTGAGAGGGTTGCGAGGCAGGCGATTGAGGAAGAGGATTTGCAGCAGCAGGTGTAGCAGTGGTGGTAGGGGAGGGGGAACGGCGTCGTTTGCAAGCGCGGAGGAGAGAAGGGAGGTCAGAATCGTCTAGATCTAAAGCTTCCCATGGCTCCTCCGCCTCCATTGTTTTGACTGTTTCATTTGGAGGGAAACTCAAAGgttaaatgcataaaacctccttatattttagtaaaaatgcaaaaaagcCCCTTATCATAtgataattgtataaaatgcctttgtgatattattataGTCTGAAGACCACTTGATCTAAAactatactaatatttttattttttttttaaaaaaggacTCTTTTCAATAACCAACGGTTACTgtatcatttctttttttttggtcaataATACCCTAAGGctggtttttttttctttttatatttttgaaaaacaacgtattaatttatatattttattcttatatgtACTAATTGATATCTTCCTCggttatttttctaattgcCCAAAACAAAGGACCAAAGTACTAAACccataatttttggatttacACTAGTCACAAACAAGTTTAATTCAATATGACGACTCAACAAACAATAGAGGTTCCACGTCATACAACTCTCCAAATTTCAGGCAATGCTACCTAAAAAATCTCTAGCCAATTCTTCCTGTATCTTTGAAATCTGCCCTATCAAGCAGCAAGTATTTGTCTCTCTGGATTTCAAGTTAATAGTCATATTTTCGTCAAAATAAGACAAGTCGAGGGTGTTTAgctaagcttataagctcatcaaaatatcttataaggtGACTGAGAGTTTATAAGCTCAAACAAGGTgcttgacaattttttttaaagaatttataagatcttaaaaaaattaacttttctaactttttttaaaacgttttataaactttataaaattaatatataattagataaaaatatcctTACATACACAACcactctctcacacacacacacatacacaaggatataaagaattttattgctattttttttgtatttgaaaatgagaaaatgcttcattaatttaataataaactattattgttaacataaaaaaattgctattgaaattatatttgttgaaaaaatataaatacaagatattataaattttatgactAGATATagtcatgataaaaaaataattaattatatatctatgttAATATTCTACTAGCAAaaatttaggtaataattcattattttttttattttttataaaaaaattatctattaaatttttatttggagttAAACTAATGTGAACTATTTatgaaagtattttaaaatatttaaataaaatatgttaaaaaaataactacttatttgattataatagtataatgtcctttttttatcatcttaccaataaaagatcttattatgccaaacattctaaaatttcataagatgtgaaaatattttataaactttaatatcttattttatccaaatattttaggggcttatttttaaaataagatccaatatatataagctCCTAAAACATCTTAGCCAAAACACCCTTTAAATCCACGTTTGATCGTTATATTAGGTAGCTAACACGTGCAGTTTTCCAATTACATATAGATTGTACTAATCAGATATCCAATTCTATCCCAAAGAGTCCTATAAATAGAGACATAGTGTAGTTAATTTGATCTACACATCTTTCTCTAGGCCAACAACATGGAGATCCACTCTCGGCTCAATTTTTGCACTCCACAAACCTACTTTAGATTATATTTCAATCGTGTATCATTCCGCACCAAGTATTCCACCATTATGTTTTGTTAGTTTATCACTTCACATCGATCCCGTGCCAAAGGAAATAGCACGTCtagagattaaaaaatatttaggcTCTATATATCAAAAGtacttatataattcttgattttctaaaaaagaatatatatttgaccaaaaatacaatttcaattaaaacaacaataatGTAACATAATTCATTCTTATCACCTattttcacaaataaatacataaaaaattaacatttcaaattatatatacattgtattatctgaaataacattatatataaagaagaATAGAAAATGCAGCACCGTGAAAGGgacagtgtgtgtgtgtggacaGGAAGCAATGACAGGCCGGCGTTCTCGCCATAGCACTCCTGCACCATTACATCATCATCGAACAATTAGGCACACCACCGCCCATTttccatatttatataataacaatGCATGCATGCAAGCATCCCCTCTCTCTttcatccatatatatatatatatatatatatatatatataaaacacaaaacacaaacattatatttaattaattgaaatcaGCTTTAATCGATCCCTCTTCTCACTCTTCTTTCCGTTTCTCCAAAGGATACCTCCACAAAAGTAAGTTCATTCCCACAAATTAATCCtacacatcatcatcatcccatCCCAtctcatgcatgcatgcatgtggAGTGAAAATTTTGTCTGTTTATTTTGTATCCCATTtgttgttgtaattataatgaataaGGATATATGATGAATGTACGTATGCATATCTGGTTTTGTGGCAGCTGAGAGGATCGATCGAGAAAGTTAATTTCATGAGTTTGGGAGGAAGAGAATTgaagagaaattaattaagacaaaaaAGGAGATCAGAATTGTCGTAGTAGTAGGTAGTGggtgaaattaattatatatggtgTCTGTGATGGGTGGTGGCGAAGCAGCTGATAGTCCTCAAAAGACATCGATATCGACCTCATCATCAATCGACACTCTGTTGGGACTGCTGAGGATTCGAGTGAAGAGAGGTATTAATCTTGCTGTTCGTGATGTCCGAAGCAGTGATCCGTATGTTGTTGTGAGGATGGGGAAACAGAAGCTCAAGACTCGCGTTATCAATAAGGATATCAATCCTGAATGGAATGAGGACTTGACTCTTTCTGTTTCCGATCCTAATCACCCCGTTTCTCTGGTCAGTActgtttattaatttttcactcACACCATCCATCCTTCTATTAATTTCATACctacaattaataataaaatgacgGATTGCATGCAGACGGTGTTCGACCACGACACTTTCAGCCCAGACGACCCCATGGGAGATGCTGAGTTTCGTATTACTCAATTCCTGGAAGCAGTAAGCATGCAACTTGATGGCGTCCCAGATGGTACAATCATCACAAAAGTACAACCATGTAGGGCTAATTGCCTGGCTGAGGAGAGTTGCATCGTCTGGACAGACGGTCAGGTGTTGCAGGA encodes:
- the LOC105166516 gene encoding protein C2-DOMAIN ABA-RELATED 4-like, encoding MVSVMGGGEAADSPQKTSISTSSSIDTLLGLLRIRVKRGINLAVRDVRSSDPYVVVRMGKQKLKTRVINKDINPEWNEDLTLSVSDPNHPVSLTVFDHDTFSPDDPMGDAEFRITQFLEAVSMQLDGVPDGTIITKVQPCRANCLAEESCIVWTDGQVLQDMCLRLKNVECGELEIQLQWIQLPGSKSA
- the LOC105166506 gene encoding uncharacterized protein C17orf53, translated to MEAEEPWEALDLDDSDLPSLLRACKRRRSPSPTTTATPAAANPLPQSPASQPSQNHPEQLQHQPPPSTSRPRSIPGPAGAVQAAILRKNLDSESLNFSCRRDGNCEDLNGSNHSDGVISTQDYIRRAMEDTAEFDDDFTGHPWLSALQFLGAEAGVIRSTPISSIKKCLNAGKVVQVVAVIKSCTPNGLGGLMVLLKDPTGTVGATIHHKVLSESEFGKNISIGSVLILHKVAVFAPVRSAHYLNITLRNMVKVFSQDSCSTSKLQGCAYPVQYADPEYCGKAKAMEMTTMQSVTVEAIEKRQCTREAENLQSFSVIQRQNLFTVSVRSKNSATISESAAWREPKSLSQDACKEVPEQMTRTRITADHLEFVNGNDKSKRNGNDTNDMTNSVGKSSCEEIQGADVVQMQRQPQISKTSLPQWTDEQLDELFAGDEDGGSLFW